From Deltaproteobacteria bacterium, the proteins below share one genomic window:
- the ndhC gene encoding NADH-quinone oxidoreductase subunit A: protein MVMDYIPIFIFFVIAVGFAIITIFLSAIIGKRKITPQKMIPYECGMDPVGQARNPFSVKFYIIAMLFIIFDIEAVFLYPWAVIFKELKIFGLVEMAVFIAILLVGFIYVWKKGALEWE, encoded by the coding sequence ATGGTAATGGACTATATTCCCATATTCATATTTTTCGTGATCGCGGTAGGATTTGCTATCATTACCATCTTCCTTTCAGCCATTATCGGAAAACGAAAAATAACTCCTCAGAAAATGATCCCCTATGAATGCGGAATGGACCCTGTCGGCCAAGCCCGCAACCCCTTTTCCGTGAAGTTCTATATTATCGCCATGCTATTTATCATCTTCGACATTGAAGCCGTTTTTCTCTACCCCTGGGCTGTAATTTTCAAGGAACTCAAGATCTTTGGTCTGGTGGAGATGGCCGTCTTTATCGCCATCCTCCTCGTGGGCTTCATTTACGTCTGGAAAAAAGGAGCCTTGGAATGGGAATAG